TCGCCTCATCGACGACCTGCTCGACCTCACCCGCATCACCCGCGGTAAACTCAAGATCGATCGCCAGGACATCGACCTGCACACCGTGCTGCAGGACGCCCTCCGCATCGTGCGTTCTGAGTTCGCCGACAAGGGCGTCACGTGGCAGCTCGACCTGACCGACGCCTCGCTGCCCCTCCGCGGCGACGCCGTGCGCCTGCGTCAGGTGATTTGGAACGTGCTCAAAAACGCCGCCAAGTTCAGCCCGGATCAGGGCACCATTCACGTCTCCCTCCAGATCGTTGAGCCCGCCGCCCCCGAAACCGGACCGCAGGTCCAACTGATCATCACCGACGAAGGCATCGGTCTCACGCCCACCGAAGTAACATCGGTCTTCGACGCCTTCGCCCAAGGCGAGCACGTGAGCTCCTCCTCCCATCGTTTCGGCGGTCTGGGCCTCGGCCTCGCCATCTCCCGCACCTTGGTGGAAATGCACGACGGCTCGATCAGCGCCAGCAGCGAGGGTCGCGACCGCGGCGCCTCCTTCACCATCCGCCTGCCGCTCGTTCCAGCCACCGAACCTCCCATGCCGGTCAGCCCGACCGCGTCCCCCGCGCCATCTGCGACGCCCGCCGCCCCTACCGAAGCCGCGCCGTCCCCCACCCGGCCCTGCCGCATGCTGCTGGTCGAGGACCACGCCCCCACCCGCGCCACGATGGGTCGCTTACTCCGCCAACGCGGTCTAGAAATCATCGCCGTCGGCACCTACGCCGAGGCCCTCCAAGTCGAACAACACGGGCACATCGACGCCCTGCTCAGCGACATCGGCCTGCCCGATGGCGATGGCTCCTCCCTCCTCCCCGAACTGCGCCAACACTGGCCCGACCTTGTCGGCATCGCCCTCAGCGGCTACGGCATGGAGGAGGATATCAAACGATCCGAGCGCAACGGCTTCCTCCTCCACCTGACCAAGCCGATTGAAATCGATCAGCTCGACCGCGCCCTCCGCCGCCTGAAGGAACACCTCGGCTGCGATTCCGCCCCTTCTGCCTGATGTCCGCCCCCGCCCGCCTCGCCGATTTCACCTTCCTCCTCGTCGGCCCCCCCGACGCCACCACCCCGATTGCGGAGCAACTCACGCGCTGGGGCGCCGCCACCGCACGTATTCACTGTGCCAATACCGCCGCCGACCTCGCCGGAGTGCCGGTCGATCCCGATGCCTTTGTGCTCACCTCCGAGCCCGCCGCCTGCCTCGCGTTGAACGACCCGCCGTTGACGATCGGAGGCTGGGAGCTCGACCCGGAATCCATCGAGCTGCCCGCGCCTCATTTCCATCTCTCGGCCGCGCTACCCGCCGCGGCCGTGCTCGAGATCCTGCGCCTCGCCCGCCTCAACGCCGAACAACGCGGCCAGATGCAGTCGATCGCACGCCGACTCACGCACGATTTTATGACGCCCCTCGGCGCGGTCATCACCACCGCGGCCACCTTGCAGGACGAGTCCGTGCCCCTGCAGCCCGAGGACCGCGAGCTGGTCGACGCCATCGCCGTCTCGGGCGAGGAACTCAAACAACTGCTGGTGCGTATCGGCTTCCTGCTCAAAGCCGGTCTGCAACCGCTGGACCTCACCTCCGTCGACACGACCGACGCCATCTGGGAGCTCCGCGATCTCATCCAATCGCGCCTCGTCCGTGGCCAGGCTCACGCCCATTGGCCGATCGATGAAAAACTACCCGCCGTGCGCGGGGCCCAGCCCTGGATCGTGCGCATGCTGGAGGAACTCGTCGCCAACGCCGTGCAGCACAACCCGACGGGGGTGGAACTCACTCTCCGGGTGCAGGCCGACGACGATCACGTGCGCTTCAGCGTCTCCGACAATGGCACCGGTAATCGCATCGATCGAGAGCGCCTCTTCGTGCCGCTGCATCACCGCTCCTTCGTCAACGCCCGGGGCTGGGGCCTCACCATCGTGCAACGCCTCGCGACCCTGCAAAACGGCGAGGTCTTCCACGAAGCCCCCACCACCTTCGGCTTCCGCCTCCCCCGCGCCTAAACCAAAAGCGCGAAACGCCCCGCCGGGCGGTTTCGCCCCACGGTTCGTTTCGCGCTTTCGGCGATAATTGCCCGTTCGCGTCAGACCTTCTGGTAGGTCGGCGAATCACGCAGGTCGCGCACGATGTCGTGGCTCTTCTGCACCTCGACATACTGACGCTGCACCAGGTCGGCCGCGATGGGATCGATGAAGGTTTCGACCGCGTCGCGATACGCCGCCAACGCGTGGTCTTCACCGCGCTCGCACTCCGCGAGAATCGTGTGGTTGTCCTTGGTGGTAATCGCCTCACGCAGCTTCATCCAGCCACGGTGAGCCTTGGCCGCCATGGAGCCGGAGTCTTCGGCTTCCTCGCCGAGCTGGTGCACGCAGGTGCGCAGAGCCTGGGCAAAACCCTGACGCTGCTCGCTCAAGCGGCGGAAGATTTCCTGCAGCTCCGGACGGTCGACGGCCGAGGCCGCTTCGCCGAAGCCGTCGGCGCCATCGCAGCAGATTTCGATGAGGTTGTTGAGGGTGGAGACGGTTTCTTCACTGATGGTTTTCATATGGATCGTTGGGTTGAGGGGTTCGCGTTTCGTGAGAACAGGCGGCGCGATCGGGACTCGATCACTGGGTCCGCCCAAAGTGGAAAAATGGGGTTCGGCGCAGCAGGCTTCAGCTGGCGCGACACATGCGCTCGTAACGCCACGTGCGCAGCTGCTCGTGGGAGACTTGAACCTCGATCGCCTGCGCCCGCACCACCTGCACCACGTCCGGTTCGACGAGCGTGGCCAAGCCGTCGCGATAGGCCGATAGTGCGAGCTCCTCGCCCCGCTCGCAGTCCTCCAGGATCGTGATGGCGTTGCGGGTCGAGATCGCATCGCGCAGCGACATCCACACCCGATGCACCGCGCCGCCCAAGGAGCCGCTGCCAAAAGGCTCACCGTTTTGTCGCAGCACACACTGGCGCAGTTCGCCCACAAAACGGGTCCGCTGGCCGCTCAGATCATACAACATGCGCTCGAGCTTGGAGTCACCGACCGCTTCCGCTGCCGCATGAAATCCTTGGGCGCCATCGCGGCAGACCTGGATCAGCTCATTGAGGGTATCGATCGTGGTGAGGGTGGTTGTAGTCATTTTTTGGATATGGGTTAAACATCACGTCAGGGGTTACGCCGACGCAGCTACCCACCCTGTCGCGATCCCCGTGCCAGGAATTCCACCAAACATTTTTCCTGCTCATCATGAGAACCTTACCAATTTTTCCGGGGAAATGGCGGCGCCCTCTCCCCGTCATTTTGCGCGACGAATTCTGGGCAAAATCGACAATGTGCAATCCGCGCCATTTCACGACGCATGCGCCTCTGAATCGCCGTTCCACAAAAATTTTTTCGCGCCACCGGTGTCCGGATCTCAGCCCCACGGCAGCAATACCCCAAGCTCCGTCCGGCAAAGGAGTTACTTTGCTTCCTGCGCAGTTTCCCTGACGCGTGCGCCCTCATTTTTCGGGCAGATTGCAAAGCCGGCCCGCGCAGATGATCGCATTCTGCAAGCCGCGACTCAATCCGGTGCCAGCCGCAGCAGAACCAGATTCAATCCGTCGCGGTCGAACGGGTCGTCATGAATACCACTCGCACCCTCCTTCCCGTGCTGGCCGCGGCCGGCCTCCTGCTCTCCACCGGTTGCGCGTCCTTTGAGTCACGCACCGAGGAAAAGGCTTACGTCTTCAACTCCCTTCCCGTCGAAACCAAACAGCGACTGGAAGAAGGTGAGATCCATATCGGAGACACCCCCGACATGGTCTACATCGATCTGGGCGAGCCGTCTGACAAACGCTCGACCGTCACCGCCGACGGCCAGACGTCCACCTGGATTTATGCGTCCTACTCCCGTGAATACGAGGGCGAGAACTTCGTCGGTTATCGCCGCGTGGTGACCCGCGATAGCCTCATCGGCGGTTACCGCGTGGCCTACGTGCCGGTCTCCGAATCGATCTATTCCGAGAACGTCGACGAACGATTCCGGGTCACCTTCCGCGACGGCAGCGTCACCGCCATCGAGACCAACGCCTGAGGCCCGCTCTTCGTATTCTTTATTAAACTACAACCCACCCACATCATGAACCTGTCCACCAAACTGCTCCGCGGCCTTGGCGCCGCGCTCCTCGTCGGCCTCCTCAGTCTGGAAGTGCGCGCCGCCGATATCGAAGATGAACGCAACGAGATCCGCGCCATGCGCGACGAGGTCCTCGCCGACCTCTACGAACTCGCCCCGCAAGCCGAAGGCCGCATCAAGAAGGCCGAAGGTTACGCCGTGTTCTCCAACGTCGGCATCAACGTCATCTTTGCCTCCTTCGCCGGTGGTCACGGCCTCGTGGTCGATGACAGCGGCGAGGAAACCTACATGAAGATGGGCTCCGCCGGTCTCGGCCTGGGCCTCGGCGTGAAGGATTTCCGCGGCGTGTTCGTCTTCTACGACGAGAAGGCACTCAACGACTTCATCGAATACGGCTGGGACTTCACTGCCCAAGCCGACGCCGCCGCCAAGTCGGAAGACAAGGGCGGCCAATTCGGCCTCGCCGGCAACCCCAAGGGCGCCGTGGAGGTGTTCCAGTTCACCAAGAACGGCCTCGCCCTCCAAGCCACCCTCCAAGGCACCAAATACTGGCGGGACGCCGCCCTGAACTGAGCCGCCGCGCCTAACCCTTTCCCCCCTTAGTCCCAGCCCCGTCGCGACCAAAGCGACGGGGCTTTTTTAGGCCCGGTTGGGCCTAATTGCATTTCGCACGACCACGATCCCCGCCCCCATGCAAACTGCACTTTTCGGCCCCCCCTCGAGATTCGAGCAGTTTTTTATTACCCTATATTTCAGTTACTTACAAAACACCATACGAAGCGGCACGGCCCCTGATGATAGAGACATAACTTCCATCCCTTTCTAACATCATGAACATCGCCACTTCCCCCTTCTCCCTCACCAACGCCAACGACGATCGCAGCCTGGTGGCTCGCTTCCAAGGCGGCGACGAATCCGCTTTCGCCCAGATCGTCCGGACTCACCGTGACCGCATCTACGGTTACGTGCGCAACATGCTCCGCGACGAGACCGATGCCGAAGAGGTCACGCAGGACACCTTCGTCCGCGCCTACCGCGCCCTCGGTCGTTTCCGCGGCGATGCCTCCCTCACCACCTGGCTGCACCGCATCGCCACCAACCTCGCCCGCAACCGCTACTGGTATTTCTTCCGCCGCCGTCGTCAGGACACCATCTCCCTCGATTGGACGGCCCCGGATTCCGACCAGAGCCCGATCGGCGAAAGTTTCGTCTGCGACGAGCCCGACCCCTGCCAACAGTCCACCAAGGAGGAATTCCTCGGCGCCGTCCGCGAGAGTCTCGCCGAGATCGATCCCATCCTCCGCGAGCCGCTCGAGATGCGCGCCGGCAAGGGCATGAGCTACGCCGAAATCGCCAAGCTCACCGGCGTGCCCACCGGCACCGTGAAGAGCCGCATCTCCCGCGCTCGCCGCGACCTCCGCACCCACCTCGCCGAGCGCATGCCCGATGTCGAGGACACCGACTCCTTCCGCGAGGTCTTCGTCGCCGATCGTCGCTGATTCGCCGGCCCCTCCGCCTCCCCTCCCTCCCCTCTTCCCACACCATGAACATCGGACTCTTCACCAACACCTTTTTGCCGCATGTCGGAGGCGTCGCTCGCTCGACGCAGACCTTGCTCGAGGATCTGCGCCGTCTCCGTCACCGCGTGCTGGTGGTGGCACCGGAGTTCGCCGAGGGCACTGCCCCGCGTCGCATCGAGCGTTCCGTCGAGCGCGTGCCGGCCGTCAGTAATTTCAACGGCAGTGATTTCTCCGTGCGCCTGCCCCTCGGAGCCGCGCTCAACAAACGCCTCAACCACTTCGAGCTGGATCTCATCCACGCGCACCACCCTTTCCTGCTCGGCGATACTGCCCTGCGCGTGGCCGCCGAACGGGGCGTGCCCGTCGTCTTCACTCACCACACGCTCTACGAGCAATACACCCACTACGTGCCCTTCGACTCACCCGCGCTGCGCGACTACGTGATCGAACTCTCCACCCGCTTCGCCAACTGCTGTGAAGGCGTGATCGCGCCCAGCGAAAGCGTCGCCGACCTCATTCGCTCCCGCGGTGTCACGACGCCCATTCGCGTCATCCCCACCGGCATCGACACCGCCAAACTTTCCTCCGGCCGCCGCGACCGCTGGCGCAAGAAACTCAAACTGCAGGACGACGATATCCTCTTCGGCCACGTCGGTCGCCTCGCCCCCGAAAAGAATCTCGAATTTATGGCCGAGGGCCTCGCCCGTTGCCTCAGCCGCAACGACAACGCCTACGCCATCATCGTCGGCGACGGCCCGTCCCGTCCTGACATGGAACGCATCTTCGGCGAACGCCGTGTGCTGCATCGCGTCCACTTCGCCGGCCAGCAAACCGGCCGCGCCCTCCACGACGCCTACGCCGCCATGGATGCGTTTGCCTTCGCCTCTCACAGCGAAACTCAGGGCATGGTCGTCGCCGAAGCCATGGCCGCCGCCAACCCCGTGATCGCGCTCGACGCCTCCGGCGTGCGTGAAGTCGTCACCAACAACCGCAACGGTCGCCTGCTCAAAGCCGATGCCTCCACCGAGGCCTACGCCCGCGCCCTCACCCAGCTCGTGCGCAACCACGAGGCCCGCCAGCGCTGGACCGCCGAAGCCACCGTCACCGCCGCCCGCTTCGACCGCCAGCATACCGCCGCCGAAGTCGTCGACTACTATCAACAGCTGATCGAGCAACGCCGCGGTTCGCCCTCCTCCGAGCACCCCGACATCTGGGACCGCCTCCTCGACCGTATCGCCGTCGAGACGCGGCTCCTCGGCGACAAGTTGGGCGCCGCCATCAACACCGTCACCTCTCGCCTGAGCCACCATCCGTCCGAGCCGATGGCCGAGGCCTCCTGATCCGAATCCATCGGTTCGTCCCGCCTGCCACCATGCTCGCCCGCCTCAACACCTACCTCCGCTACCTCCGCCGCAAGTTCAGTCGCGCCGACTGGTTTGCACGTCGCACCGGTCTCAAGTCCACCACCGGCAGCGATCAACCCGGTCTGTTGCTCATCCAGATCGACGGTCTCTCCCGCCACGAACTCGAACGCGGCCTCGCCCAGAAAAAACTCCCCGGCCTGGCCCGTTTGCTCAAACGCCGTGGCTACAAGCTGCACGACTTTTATCCAGGCCTCCCCTCCAGCACGCCCGCCGTGCAGGGTGAGTTGCACTACGGCCAACCCGCCGCCGTGCCGACCTTCAGCTTCCTCGACGACCGCGTCGATGCCATCGAGAAGATGATGCAACCCGGCCCGGCCAAACGCATCGAGGCCGACCTCGCCGCCCAGGCCGAGGGTCTGCTCAAAGGCGGCAGCTCTTGGTCCAACATCTACACCGGCGGCGCGAGCCAGGAAGAGAGCCACTTTTGTGGCGCCAGCATCGGACTCGGCGACCTCTGGCGCACCGGCAAGCTGCGCAACATTCTCCTCTTCGCCTTTCTTCACTTTGGCTCCTTTCTGCGCCTCGTCGCCCTGTTGCCGGTGGAGATCGTGCTCGCCGTCGTGGACGCGATCCGCGGCGTCATCGCCGGCCGCCAACCGCTCGCCCGCGAGCTCGTTTTTGTCTTCGCCCGCGTCCTCGTCTGCGTCGGCCTGCGCGAACTCATCACCCTCGGTGCCAAGGTCGATATCGCCCGCGGCCTGCCCATCATCCACGTCAATTTCCTCGGCTACGATGAGCAGTCCCATCGTCGCGGACCGTCCTCCGCTTTCGCGCACTGGACCCTCAAGGGCATCGACCGCGCCATCACCCAACTGCACCGCGCCGCCCGCCGCGCCGATCAACGCGACTACGAAGTCTGGATCTTTTCCGATCACGGCCAGACCCGCGCCACCCCCTTCCGCAAAAAGGTCGACGGCGGTCTCGATGCCCTCGTGCGCAAACACCTTCGCCGTCACGGCATCGAGCCCGACGCGGACGCCAACGCCTCCGTTCCCCGCGCCGACGCCAATCAGGGCCACACCAGTGCCGCCTTCCTCTTCCGCGGCCCTCGGGCCGAACGCCGCCTCGCTCGCGACACCGAACGATCCCGACTCTCGGTCTTCGAAAAGAAGGTCTTCGCCTTGGCCGCCATGGGACCGGTCGGCCACCTATACCTCGCGCAAACCCTGCCACCCGACCACCTGCGCCGCTTCGCCGCCGATCTCGTCGCCGATGGGCTGCCCGGCATTCTCGTGCCCCATGACGACGGCGAATCCGTCACCTGGCTCACGGCCCGGGGGGAATATCAGCTTCCGCGCGACGCCGATGTGCTGCCGCACGCCAAAGCCCTGCGTCCGGTCGTCGCCCGCGACCTTGCCGCGCTCGCCCACCATCGTTTCGGCGGCCAACTCGTCGCGCTCGGTTGGACACCCCACGGCGAGTCCTACACCTTTGCCGACGAAAACGGCTCCCATGCCGGCGCGTCGCTCGATGAAACCGGCGCCTTCCTCCTGCTGCCGCACCACGTGCGGCCGACGGTCAAAGATCGTCCCATGCGTCCGCGCGAATTGCGCGCCATGGCCCTCACGCACCTCGGTCGCCTCTCCCCCGACGACGGCGGATCCCGCCCACCGTTCGCGCGCCGGACGCACGACGCGGCCGAGCCTGCCGCGCCTGCCGAGCCAGTCGAGGAGAAACCCGCCCTGCGTATCGCCACCCTGAATACGCACTCCTGCATCGGCATGGACGGACGCTGTTCGCCCAACCGCATCGCCCGGCTGATCGAAACCCTCGATGCCGATGTGATTGCGCTGCAGGAACTCGACGTCGGCCAATCCCGCTCTCGCGGCGAGGACCAGTTGCGCGAACTGTCCATTCGCACCGGCCTGCAATCGGCCTGGTGTCGCTGCCTCGATCTGGGGGACGGCGCCGCCTATGGCCACGGGTTGCTGAGCCGCTATCCGATCCTTTCCGCCCACACCATTCGTCTGCCTCATCGAGGCAGCCTCGAGCAGCGGGCTGCGCTGCACTCCATCATCGATTTCCACGGCTCCCCGGTGCACGTGCTCAGCACCCATTTCGGCCTCACTCGCTGGGAACGCATCACCCAGGCGCATGCGCTGCTCGGCGACGAGGGACTCGGTCAGGTGCCCGCCACCGAACCCGTGGTGCTTTGTGGCGACCTCAATACCGCCGGCGGCTCCCCCTCCTACCGCGCCTTGGCTCGACGTCTACGCAACGTGCAGGCTCATTGCCCGCGCCACGTCGGTCGGCCGACCTTCCCGTCCGTGCTGCCGGTGCGCCAACTGGACCACATCTTTGTCTCACGCCATTTCGCCATCGCCAGCGTCTCCATCCCCCGCAACGAGCTCGCCGCCACCGCCACCGATCACCTGCCGCTCGTGGCCGAGCTGAAACTCAAAACGCCGCCACCTTCGTCGCCGGATTCGCCAACCGTCGCGGCATTCGCGACCGCCGCCGTTTGAAACCGTCCCTCCGTGCTCCTCTCGCCCCGCGGGTAATGCAAACGTCGGCCATCTAGCCAACTTCCCCCCATTTGGTTGGACCCGATCGTGTCTCGCTCTTTCCGTCTACCGCGCATGACAGCGTTACAGAAGCTCACCACCAATCTCGCGACATGGCACCGGGGCTTTCTCTACGCCGCCAGCGGGCTGCTCATCGTCGCCCTCACCGTCGGCCTCTACACCGGCTATTCCACCAAAATCCGCATGGCGGCGGTCGCGCATACCCACGACGTCATTTCGCACATCCATGAAACCGTCGCGTTGCTGCGCAACGCTGAGAGTGAACAACGCGGTTTCCTCATCACGGGCAGCACGGGCTACGAAGATGCGGCCGAAGAATACGCCAGCGAACTGACCGAAACGCTCGACGAATTGGAGGCGCTCATCGTCGACAATGAAAGCCAGCGCGAACGCGCCGCCGAACTGCGCGAAAACATCTACGCCCGCCTGACCGAGCTGCGTAATACCGCCATGGTAAACCGCAACGCCACCTTGGCACGGCTGCGCCAGGAAATCGGCGACGAATCCGAACTGCGCCTCATGGCCGAAGTCCGCCGCTTGCACGGGGAAATGATTGCCGAGGAAGAAACCCTGCTCGAACAGCGCGAGGCCGCCATGGACAGTGAAGTCCGCTTTGCCGCCTGGACCATCGCCATCTCCGGCGGTCTCGCCCTCCTGCTTGGGCTCCAGGCTTTCTTCATCATGGGCCGCGCTCTCACCTCCCTCAACCGCGAGGCCCACCTGCTGCGCGCCAAGGAAAAGGCCGAGAACGCCGACCGCGAAAAGAGCGAGTTCCTCGCCAACATGAGCCACGAGATCCGCACCCCGATGAACTCCGTGCTCGGCTTCGCCGAACTGCTCTCCGGCATCGCCTCCACCCCCAAGCAGCGCCAATACATTGACGCCATCAATTCCAGCGGGCGCGCCATGCTGTCGCTCATCAACGACATCCTCGACCTGTCCAAAATCGAGGCCGGCAAACTCGAGCTGCACTACCAGCCTGTATCCATTATCCGATTACTGCGCGAAATTCGCGAGGTCTTCGCCCCCCAGGCCGAGGCCCGCGGCCTGGAGCTCAAAATCGAAGCCGATCCCTCGCTCCCGCCCGCCCTCATTTTTGACCAGACGCGCCTGCGCCAGATCCTGTTCAACGTGGTGGGCAACGCCCTCAAGTTCACCCCCCAGGGTTCCATAACCCTCTCTGCCGGCACCCGCCTGAGCGGCACCGACGAGACCCGTGTCACCCTGCTCATCACCGTGACCGATACCGGCATCGGCATCGCCCCGGAACATCAGACCCGCGTTTTTGAACCCTTCCGCCAGGTGGAGGACGGCCCCGCCAAAGGCCACGGCGGCACCGGCCTGGGCCTCAGCATCACCAAACGCCTCACCGACCTGCTCAACGGCCAGGTGGAACTGGAAAGTGTGCCCGGCGAAGGCACCACTTTCCGCTTCGGCTTCCCCCACGTGGAAATCTCCTCCGCCACCGTCGACCCCAACCCGACGGAAGACGCGCAGACTAATTTTAACCACCTGCGCCCCAGCGTCATTCTGGTGGCCGACGATGTGCCGCTCAACCTCGAGCTGATCGAGGGCATCTTCGAAGACACCCACCACCGTCTGGTCTTTGCCCGCAACGGCCACGAAGTCCTCGCCCAGGCGCAAAAGCACCATCCCGACCTCATCCTCCTCGACATTCGTATGCCCGATATGGATGGCCGCGAAGCTTTCGAAAAACTCCGCGGCATGCCCGATTTCGCCGCCGTCCCGATCGTCAGCGTCACGGCTTCCTCCATGATGGCCGAGGAGCTCAAACTGCGGGAACAGTTCAACGGTTACATCCGCAAACCCTTCTCCCGCGCCACCCTGTTTCGCGAGGTTGCCCGTTTGCTGCCGCGCCACGAGCAGTCCGCCATCGACGAAGCGGCCGACGACGATGCCAGCGATGCCCCGCCCGCCCCGCCGCCGGAGATCGGCCCGGAATGGCCGGCTTTGCTCACCGAACTGCGCCGTCTTGAAGCCGAGGAATGGCCGGCGCTGAGCCAGACAGCGACCACTCGCGAGACCGCCGCCTTTGCGCAGGACCTGATCGAGCGTGGCGAAGCCGCCAAGTGTGCGACCGTGGTCGACTACGGCAAAAAACTCTCCGAACAGGTTGAACGCTTCCAGATCTCTGCGGTCGAAAACACCCTGCGTAGTTTTCCACAGCTCGTCAGTGGCGTCGCCAGTTTGATGGGCGAGTCCCACTGAGTTTCCGCTCCTCTCCTTTCCCCGCATATCCATTCGTATTCAGAATACCATGACTCGTGCTCCCTTCCTCAACGCCAGTGGCCGTGATGGCATCGTGTTGGTGGTCGACGACGTCGAACGCAACCTGCAGATCGTCGGCGAACTGCTCACCCAACAACGCTACGAGGTCATGTTCGCCACCTCCGGCGAAGCCGCCCTCGAACGCGTGCAGGCCCGCAAACCCGATCTCATCCTGCTGGATGTGATGATGCCCGGCATCGACGGCATCGAGGTGTGCCGGCGCCTGCAGGCCGACCCGGCCACCCAGGATATCCCCATCATTTTTGTCACCGCCGCCCACGACTCCGAGCTGGCCGTGAAGGGTCTCAACGAAGGTGGCGTCGACTACGTCACCAAACCCTTTCACGCCCCCGAGCTGCTCGCGCGCGTCGCCACCCACGTCGACCTCAAACAGGCCCGCGACCTCCGTCGCCAAATCATCGCGGAAAAGAACGACCTCATGGCCGCGGTCGCGCACGACTTGAAGAACCCCCTGTCCTCCGTGCGCATTGCTGGCCGCACCCTGCTGAAGGGTCTCGAGGGCGATCCGCGCAAGGAGTTGGCCGACATCATCGTGGAGTCCTGTGAGGAGTTACTCTCCCTCATCGAGGAGCGCCTCTCCCGCAACGCCCGCGAAGCGGCGATCTCGAAACTGAACCTCAGCCCTCTCGACCTGCGCGACACGATCAACACGGTGGTGAAGCAGAACCGCCCGAGTGCCCACGCCAAGGACATCGACCTCGACATGAACTGGCCCGGCGAAACGGAGGTCCGCGTCATGGCCGACTTCCATGCCCTGGCTCAGGTCCTCGACAACCTCGTTTCCAACGCGATCAAGTTTTCCCCCCCGGGTAAAAAGGTGCGCGTGGAACTCGGCGGCGCCACGCACCCCGGCATGGTGCGCGTCAAAGTGATCGACCAGGGCCCCGGCTGTTCGCAGGAGGACCGGGAGAATCTCTTCAAACCTTACCAGCGCCTCAGCGCCGTGCCCACGGCCGGCGAATCCAGCACCGGTCTCGGCCTCAGCATCGCCAAGGACATGGTCACCAAAATGGCCGGCCGCATCGACTGTGAAGACACCCCCAACGGCGGCGCCACCTTCTGGTTCGACCTCCCCCAAGCCTAAGGGGTCAATCTTATATTCTTGAATCGCGTCCCCTCGCACGCGATCCCGCCTCGTCGGCTCAGTCCTTCACCTTGGCATCGAGGCGTTGGTAGGTCGCCAGCGCCTCTTCGCGATCGCCCCGCAGCGCCTCCACCACGTAGCGACTTACGCCACTCTCGTGGCCCATGCCCAGCCGTCGCGCCAGCCATCCGTTGGGCGCCATCTTGCGTTGCTTGAGCAGGGCCGCGATGCCAACTTTCCAATCGGCGGCCTTGGGTGTGGTCGCGATCTGCGTCTCCTTCTTTCGCAACACGCGCATGCACTTCACCAGCGTGGCTTCCCACACCTCGGCCCGCGCTTCCTTGGCCTCCTGATAGCTGAGCTCGGCGATCGCTCGCCGGGACTCCGCCTGCCCCGCCACCTGCTGCCGAAACTCCGCCCCGCCGATTACCCAGCCTTTGCTCAT
This portion of the Actomonas aquatica genome encodes:
- a CDS encoding ATP-binding protein yields the protein MTALQKLTTNLATWHRGFLYAASGLLIVALTVGLYTGYSTKIRMAAVAHTHDVISHIHETVALLRNAESEQRGFLITGSTGYEDAAEEYASELTETLDELEALIVDNESQRERAAELRENIYARLTELRNTAMVNRNATLARLRQEIGDESELRLMAEVRRLHGEMIAEEETLLEQREAAMDSEVRFAAWTIAISGGLALLLGLQAFFIMGRALTSLNREAHLLRAKEKAENADREKSEFLANMSHEIRTPMNSVLGFAELLSGIASTPKQRQYIDAINSSGRAMLSLINDILDLSKIEAGKLELHYQPVSIIRLLREIREVFAPQAEARGLELKIEADPSLPPALIFDQTRLRQILFNVVGNALKFTPQGSITLSAGTRLSGTDETRVTLLITVTDTGIGIAPEHQTRVFEPFRQVEDGPAKGHGGTGLGLSITKRLTDLLNGQVELESVPGEGTTFRFGFPHVEISSATVDPNPTEDAQTNFNHLRPSVILVADDVPLNLELIEGIFEDTHHRLVFARNGHEVLAQAQKHHPDLILLDIRMPDMDGREAFEKLRGMPDFAAVPIVSVTASSMMAEELKLREQFNGYIRKPFSRATLFREVARLLPRHEQSAIDEAADDDASDAPPAPPPEIGPEWPALLTELRRLEAEEWPALSQTATTRETAAFAQDLIERGEAAKCATVVDYGKKLSEQVERFQISAVENTLRSFPQLVSGVASLMGESH
- a CDS encoding hybrid sensor histidine kinase/response regulator, which encodes MTRAPFLNASGRDGIVLVVDDVERNLQIVGELLTQQRYEVMFATSGEAALERVQARKPDLILLDVMMPGIDGIEVCRRLQADPATQDIPIIFVTAAHDSELAVKGLNEGGVDYVTKPFHAPELLARVATHVDLKQARDLRRQIIAEKNDLMAAVAHDLKNPLSSVRIAGRTLLKGLEGDPRKELADIIVESCEELLSLIEERLSRNAREAAISKLNLSPLDLRDTINTVVKQNRPSAHAKDIDLDMNWPGETEVRVMADFHALAQVLDNLVSNAIKFSPPGKKVRVELGGATHPGMVRVKVIDQGPGCSQEDRENLFKPYQRLSAVPTAGESSTGLGLSIAKDMVTKMAGRIDCEDTPNGGATFWFDLPQA